From Bacteroidota bacterium:
AAAAAGGCGCTGGATTATTTGCGTGCACCGTATCAACTGACTCATGCACAGAGTACTGGTGGAAGCATCTCACAAACTGTAAATCATCAAGGTAATTTTTATGGTTTACCCGGTAACGCCCCAGATGGATATTATGTAGGAAAAAAACATGAAGTGAGAAAACTTGTTTACTTTTCTCCAAATATTGAAACTAAAATTTGGGGTAGAGGTGTTGCAACGGTTGGATATTCTAATACAGAATCTGGTTCGTCAAACTTTACAATGGGTTATTGCGAGATTGGGGCAGGGACTCTTACATCAAGCAGTGTTGAACTTCGCACTTGGGTTTATGAAATTTCACGCAGTGGAGGTAGTTACTATGGCTGGTATCCCTGCCGACCTGAAAATGTAAATTTTGCTTACACCATTCACCGCCATGTCTATCCCCTCTCTGTCTCCATCTCCGGTCCTAACACCGTTTATCATGCCGACCCGAAGGGCAGAGCTCCAAATTGTTATTCCTGGACTGCCAACATTTCCGGTGGTGCTCCCCCTTATATGTATACCTGGTACAAGAATGACGCTGGTGTCGGCACGAGTTCATCCTACTCCGAATGTTTTTCTTGGAACGGCTACAGCGGGGCATCGTATCAGTTCACGCTGAGAGTCAATGTGGTTGATGCTATATCACAAACTGCTACCGCGAGCTTGGTTGTAACCGCGTATAATTCTGGCGGTGGGCTTGAACCGATTGCACAATATATTCAAGTTCTTCCCGAGGAATTCAACATCACACAAAATCATCCAAATCCATTTAATCCTGTAACAACCATCAGGTATGAGCTGCCTGAAGTCAGTAATGTAGTTTTGAAAATATTTGATATACTCGGAAAAGAAGTCGCTACATTAGTCAATGGAGTGCAAGATGCCGGATATAAAGAGATAGTATTCGATGCTAGCAGGTTAACGAGTGGAGTGTATTTGTATAAACTTCAAGCTGGCTCATACACAAATGTAAAAAAGATGGTCCTTATGCGATGACGATGCGTGCAGTAATTTAGTAGATCGTTATTAAGCCCCGGATTTTTTTGTCTCGGGGCTTTTTGTTAAATCCTATCCAACAACTTCTTCAATTCTTTTCTTGCGTTCGAAAGAATTAAACTTTCATCAATCCGTGCAAATTCTTTTTTCCGATAAACCCATTTCCCGTCTATCATAACAGAATCTACATTTGTCGGTTCGGCTGAATATACAATTGTTGTGTAAAAATTATCAGCTTCCTCCTGGATCAGCAGGTTCCATAAATTGTTCAAGTCGAGGAGAACTATATCGGCTTTCTTACCAACTTCAATACTTCCAATCTCGTTGTCGAGTCCTAATGCTTTTGCCCCGCCAATTGTGGCCATTTCAAAAATTGTTTTTGCCGGCATTGAAGTTGGTCCGTGGACTGGCTTTTGTATCAATCCTGCCAGCCGCATTTCTTGAAACATATTCAAATTGTTGTTACACGGTGCGCCATCGGCGGCAAGCGATACCGTTATCCCTTCCGAAATGTAACGTGGTATATTTGCAATTCCGGAACCCAATTTTAAATTCGAACTCGGACAGTGTGCAACACTTGTTCTGGTCTGCTTCATCAATTGAATTTCGT
This genomic window contains:
- a CDS encoding S8/S53 family peptidase; translation: NHSYGGSSFSTTLRLAFSYAYKMNRTSVASMGNGNTNSPRYPAAFGQGVIAVGATTHNDVRASFSNYGNHIDVGAPGSYIVSTWRNNNYDTISGTSMAAPVVSGIATLLKGYNPNLSNDDIENIIQLCADKVTGMAGQNWSQEYGYGRVNAKKALDYLRAPYQLTHAQSTGGSISQTVNHQGNFYGLPGNAPDGYYVGKKHEVRKLVYFSPNIETKIWGRGVATVGYSNTESGSSNFTMGYCEIGAGTLTSSSVELRTWVYEISRSGGSYYGWYPCRPENVNFAYTIHRHVYPLSVSISGPNTVYHADPKGRAPNCYSWTANISGGAPPYMYTWYKNDAGVGTSSSYSECFSWNGYSGASYQFTLRVNVVDAISQTATASLVVTAYNSGGGLEPIAQYIQVLPEEFNITQNHPNPFNPVTTIRYELPEVSNVVLKIFDILGKEVATLVNGVQDAGYKEIVFDASRLTSGVYLYKLQAGSYTNVKKMVLMR